One genomic window of Paraburkholderia sp. BL23I1N1 includes the following:
- a CDS encoding porin, which produces MSKKIALACALVFCGVAHAQSSVTLYGLIDAGITYTNNLTGSAGNGSALQFISGSSQGDRWGLKGAEDLGGGTRLDFVLENGFVLANGKLGQGGRMFGLQSYVGLSGPWGALTMGRQYDLIGWIFPAYAVASNTPAGLLAWSLPTNAAGGYTLDNRVWGDEVDNSVKYMSPNFGGFSFGAMYGFGNIAGSLGTNSSTNFSVSYDHGPFSATLAYMAIHNVTTSENSVEYAGGAAYMIGKVRIFGLVTDVQLSSGAKQRATTFEGGAAYTLRPDLSLAAGYQFQKRNNDVGSANQLTLSADYFLSKQTDVYLVGALGHDYGYGAQVQAGYGSVSSTSTQVAARVGLRHKF; this is translated from the coding sequence CAATCATCGGTGACGCTCTACGGTTTGATCGATGCAGGCATTACCTACACCAACAACCTGACCGGTTCCGCAGGAAACGGCAGCGCGCTGCAGTTTATCTCCGGCTCATCGCAAGGAGACCGCTGGGGACTGAAAGGAGCCGAGGATCTCGGCGGGGGAACCAGGCTGGACTTTGTGCTCGAAAACGGATTCGTGCTCGCCAACGGCAAGCTCGGGCAAGGTGGCCGCATGTTCGGGCTTCAGTCCTACGTCGGCTTGTCAGGACCGTGGGGCGCGCTGACCATGGGACGCCAGTACGACCTGATCGGCTGGATTTTCCCGGCCTATGCCGTGGCATCGAATACGCCTGCCGGATTGCTTGCGTGGAGCCTGCCAACCAACGCGGCGGGCGGATACACGCTCGACAACCGCGTGTGGGGCGACGAAGTCGACAATTCGGTCAAGTACATGTCGCCGAATTTTGGTGGATTTTCATTTGGTGCGATGTACGGCTTTGGCAATATCGCCGGCTCGTTAGGGACCAACAGCAGCACCAATTTCTCTGTCAGCTACGATCATGGGCCGTTCAGCGCAACACTGGCATACATGGCGATTCACAATGTTACGACCTCGGAAAATTCGGTGGAATACGCTGGGGGCGCCGCGTATATGATCGGCAAAGTTCGAATATTCGGGCTCGTCACCGACGTTCAACTTTCCAGCGGAGCAAAGCAGCGAGCGACGACGTTCGAAGGAGGCGCGGCCTATACGCTGCGACCCGATCTCTCGCTCGCTGCCGGCTATCAGTTCCAGAAGCGGAATAACGACGTGGGAAGCGCGAATCAATTGACGTTGAGCGCGGACTATTTTCTTTCAAAACAGACGGACGTCTATCTCGTTGGCGCGCTTGGCCACGATTACGGATATGGTGCTCAGGTTCAAGCCGGCTATGGGTCAGTATCGAGCACGTCGACTCAGGTTGCGGCGCGCGTAGGTCTGCGCCATAAGTTCTAG